The following are encoded in a window of Candidatus Angelobacter sp. genomic DNA:
- a CDS encoding methylated-DNA--[protein]-cysteine S-methyltransferase, translating to MLPKLRKKRVGTIVAGCYFVIRMKDLLLSNDVHNRATLRGSRPGRPIGNSVSHVDRSTGLDASIDYQRIEKAISYLQSHFVEQPDLAAVARSVHLSEYHFQRLFTRWAGVSPKRFLQFLTVEYAKQRLAESRSVLEVTFDSGLSSPGRLHDLFVSIEAVTPGEFKKNRGGIEIDYGTHASPFGTCLIGVTKRGVCWLSFVGDTSPEESVRQLKEQWDGALFYERPETTGPVARRIFHALDGADTEALSVLVVGTNFQIKVWKALLTVPPGAVVTYDELGRTLGNKQSARAIGNAVASNRIAYLIPCHRVIRKSGLPGGYHWGEVRKRAMLGWEAARSAA from the coding sequence GTGCTCCCCAAACTCCGCAAGAAGCGGGTGGGCACGATCGTCGCTGGCTGCTATTTTGTCATCCGCATGAAAGACTTGTTGTTGTCAAATGACGTCCATAACCGTGCGACATTGAGAGGTTCCCGACCGGGCCGACCAATAGGTAACTCCGTTTCCCATGTGGACCGCAGCACCGGACTCGACGCTTCAATCGATTATCAGAGGATCGAAAAGGCGATTTCCTATTTGCAATCGCATTTTGTCGAGCAGCCGGACCTTGCGGCCGTTGCCCGCTCGGTTCATTTGAGCGAATATCACTTCCAACGGCTTTTCACCCGATGGGCTGGTGTCAGCCCGAAACGCTTCCTGCAATTCCTCACCGTTGAATACGCGAAGCAGCGCCTGGCCGAGTCAAGATCCGTCCTGGAAGTCACGTTCGATTCGGGCCTGTCAAGTCCGGGTCGCTTGCACGATTTGTTTGTTTCTATCGAGGCCGTCACCCCGGGCGAATTCAAAAAAAACCGCGGCGGAATCGAAATTGACTACGGCACACATGCCTCCCCCTTTGGGACGTGCCTGATCGGCGTAACCAAACGAGGCGTCTGCTGGCTAAGTTTTGTCGGCGACACGTCTCCGGAAGAATCGGTCCGCCAGCTTAAGGAACAGTGGGACGGCGCCTTGTTTTACGAGCGCCCCGAGACCACCGGACCCGTGGCTCGCCGAATTTTTCACGCCCTGGACGGCGCGGACACCGAAGCCTTGAGCGTGCTGGTCGTGGGAACAAATTTTCAAATCAAGGTCTGGAAAGCGCTGTTAACAGTCCCGCCTGGCGCCGTTGTGACCTACGACGAACTCGGCAGGACCCTCGGAAACAAACAATCCGCGCGTGCCATCGGCAACGCCGTTGCCAGCAATCGGATCGCATACCTGATTCCCTGCCATCGCGTCATTCGTAAAAGCGGACTGCCGGGAGGCTATCATTGGGGGGAAGTCCGCAAGCGGGCGATGCTGGGTTGGGAAGCAGCGCGAAGCGCGGCATGA